A portion of the Streptomyces coeruleoprunus genome contains these proteins:
- the coxB gene encoding cytochrome c oxidase subunit II, with product MSPNGSDRSSRRPMRRKLPQVLTAGLILATATGCSYSWKDFPRLGMPTPVTEEAPRILSLWQGSWAAALVVGVLVWGLILWAVIFHRRSRTKVEVPHQTRYNMPIEALYTVTPLLIVSVLFYFTARDESKLLAMSEKPTHTINVVGYQWSWGFNYIENVDGDAATGAKAPKELAAIPDRWQKQFPAGAEGVYDAGIPGTRNPQTGNPGPTLWLPKGEKVRFVLTSRDVIHSFWVVPFLFKQDVIPGHTNAFEVTPTEEGTFLGKCAELCGVDHSRMLFNVKVVSPERYQQHLKELAEKGQTGFIPSGIEQTDPARNAESNQL from the coding sequence GTGAGTCCCAACGGCTCCGACCGCTCGTCGCGGCGCCCGATGCGGCGGAAGCTGCCGCAGGTGCTGACTGCGGGCCTGATCCTGGCCACCGCCACCGGTTGCTCGTACAGCTGGAAGGATTTCCCCCGCCTCGGTATGCCCACCCCGGTGACGGAGGAGGCTCCTCGGATCCTCTCCCTCTGGCAGGGCTCGTGGGCGGCGGCCCTCGTCGTGGGCGTGCTGGTCTGGGGACTGATCCTCTGGGCGGTCATCTTCCACCGGCGCAGCCGCACGAAGGTGGAGGTTCCCCACCAGACCCGGTACAACATGCCCATCGAGGCCCTGTACACGGTGACCCCGCTCCTCATCGTCTCGGTGCTCTTCTACTTCACCGCGCGCGATGAGTCCAAGCTCCTCGCCATGTCCGAGAAGCCGACCCACACCATCAACGTGGTGGGTTACCAGTGGAGCTGGGGCTTCAACTACATCGAGAACGTCGACGGCGACGCCGCCACCGGGGCCAAGGCCCCCAAGGAGCTCGCCGCCATCCCGGACCGGTGGCAGAAGCAGTTCCCGGCGGGTGCCGAGGGCGTCTACGACGCGGGCATCCCGGGAACGCGCAACCCCCAGACCGGCAACCCGGGCCCGACCCTGTGGCTGCCGAAGGGCGAGAAGGTCCGGTTCGTCCTGACCTCTCGTGATGTCATCCACTCCTTCTGGGTCGTCCCCTTCCTGTTCAAGCAGGACGTCATCCCGGGCCACACCAACGCCTTCGAGGTGACCCCCACCGAGGAGGGCACCTTCCTGGGCAAGTGCGCCGAGCTCTGCGGCGTCGACCACTCCCGGATGCTCTTCAACGTCAAGGTGGTCTCCCCGGAGCGCTACCAGCAGCACCTGAAGGAGCTGGCCGAGAAGGGGCAGACCGGCTTCATCCCGTCGGGCATTGAGCAGACGGACCCGGCCAGGAACGCGGAGAGTAACCAACTGTGA
- the nadA gene encoding quinolinate synthase NadA, with protein sequence MRDVTTAQPLDVQPTPLALLLLGREADPKSERGVECPGDLPSPSDPDLVARARAAKEKLGDKVFVLGHHYQRDEVIQFADVTGDSFKLARDAAARPEAEYIVFCGVHFMAESADILTSDDQKVVLPDLAAGCSMADMATAEQVAECWDVLTEAGVAEATVPVSYMNSSADIKAFTGKHGGTICTSSNAKRALEWAFEQGEKVLFLPDQHLGRNTAVRDMGMSLDDCVVYNPHKPNGGLTADQLRAAKMILWRGHCSVHGRFSLDSVNEVRERIPGVNVLVHPECRHEVVAAADYVGSTEYIIKTLEAAPAGSKWAIGTELNLVKRLANRFASEGKEIVFLDRTVCFCSTMNRIDLPHLVWALESLAEGNLVNRIEVDRETESFAKLALERMLALP encoded by the coding sequence GTGCGTGACGTGACCACCGCCCAGCCCCTGGACGTCCAGCCGACGCCGCTCGCCCTGCTGCTGCTCGGCCGCGAGGCCGACCCCAAGAGCGAGCGCGGCGTCGAGTGCCCCGGCGACCTGCCCTCGCCGTCCGACCCGGACCTGGTGGCGCGCGCCCGTGCGGCCAAGGAGAAGCTCGGGGACAAGGTCTTCGTCCTCGGCCACCACTACCAGCGCGACGAGGTCATCCAGTTCGCGGACGTGACCGGCGACTCCTTCAAGCTCGCCCGGGACGCCGCGGCCAGGCCGGAGGCGGAGTACATCGTCTTCTGCGGTGTGCACTTCATGGCCGAGTCGGCGGACATCCTCACCAGCGACGACCAGAAGGTCGTCCTGCCGGACCTGGCCGCGGGCTGCTCGATGGCCGACATGGCCACGGCCGAGCAGGTCGCGGAGTGCTGGGACGTGCTGACGGAGGCGGGCGTCGCGGAGGCGACCGTCCCGGTCTCGTACATGAACTCCTCCGCCGACATCAAGGCCTTCACCGGCAAGCACGGCGGCACGATCTGCACCTCGTCCAACGCCAAGCGCGCGCTGGAGTGGGCCTTCGAGCAGGGCGAGAAGGTCCTCTTCCTGCCGGACCAGCACCTGGGCCGCAACACCGCCGTCCGCGACATGGGCATGTCGCTGGACGACTGCGTGGTCTACAACCCGCACAAGCCGAACGGCGGCCTCACCGCCGACCAGCTGCGTGCCGCGAAGATGATCCTGTGGCGGGGCCACTGCTCCGTGCACGGCCGGTTCTCGCTGGACTCCGTCAACGAGGTACGCGAGCGGATCCCGGGCGTGAACGTCCTCGTCCACCCCGAGTGCAGGCACGAGGTCGTGGCGGCCGCGGACTACGTGGGGTCGACCGAGTACATCATCAAGACCCTGGAGGCCGCGCCGGCCGGCTCCAAGTGGGCGATCGGCACGGAGCTGAACCTGGTCAAGCGGCTGGCGAACCGTTTCGCGAGCGAGGGCAAGGAGATCGTGTTCCTCGACCGCACGGTCTGCTTCTGCTCCACGATGAACCGCATCGACCTGCCGCACCTGGTGTGGGCGCTGGAGTCGCTGGCGGAGGGGAACCTGGTCAACCGCATCGAGGTGGACCGGGAGACGGAGAGCTTCGCGAAGCTGGCGCTGGAGCGGATGCTGGCGCTGCCGTAA
- a CDS encoding cysteine desulfurase/sulfurtransferase TusA family protein — protein MVYFDVASSAPLHPVARQALQASLDEGWADPARLYREGRRARMLLDASREAAAEAVGCRPDELTFTPSGTHAVHSGIAGALAGRRRAGRHLVVSAVEHSSVLHAAAAHEAGGGTVTEVAVERSGAVAPEAYAAVLRGDTALACLQSANHEVGVVQPVAEVAEACRTAGVPLLVDAAQSLGWEAVAGDWSLLAASAHKWGGPAGVGLLAVRKGVRFASQGPADERESGRAAGFENIPGIVAAAASLRAVRAEAAREAARLRELVDRIRARVPQLVPDVEVVGDPVRRLPHLVTFSCLYVEGETLLHELDRAGFSVSSGSSCTSSTLTPSHVLRAMGVLSEGNVRVSLPMGAAEADVERFLEVLPGVVAGVREQLGAPGPGPLATPEGAGTLVVDALGRRCPIPVIELAKVIGDVPVGGTVRVLADDEAARLDIPAWCEMRGQEYVGEEPADRGAAYVVRRLS, from the coding sequence GTGGTGTATTTCGACGTCGCTTCCTCAGCGCCCCTGCATCCCGTCGCCCGGCAGGCGCTCCAGGCCTCGCTCGACGAGGGGTGGGCCGACCCCGCCCGGCTGTACCGGGAGGGGCGGCGGGCGCGCATGCTGCTGGACGCCTCCCGGGAGGCCGCGGCCGAGGCGGTGGGGTGCCGGCCCGACGAGCTGACGTTCACTCCATCGGGGACACACGCGGTGCATTCGGGTATCGCCGGGGCGCTCGCCGGGCGGCGGCGCGCCGGGCGGCACCTGGTGGTGTCGGCCGTGGAGCACTCGTCGGTGCTGCACGCGGCCGCCGCGCACGAGGCGGGTGGCGGGACGGTGACCGAGGTGGCCGTGGAGCGGTCCGGGGCGGTCGCCCCGGAGGCGTACGCCGCCGTGCTGCGCGGGGACACCGCGCTGGCATGTCTGCAGTCCGCCAACCACGAGGTGGGGGTGGTGCAACCGGTGGCCGAGGTGGCGGAGGCGTGCCGGACCGCGGGGGTGCCGCTGCTGGTGGACGCCGCGCAGTCGCTGGGCTGGGAGGCGGTGGCCGGTGACTGGTCGCTGCTGGCGGCGAGCGCCCACAAGTGGGGCGGCCCTGCCGGGGTGGGGCTGCTGGCCGTGCGGAAGGGTGTGCGGTTCGCCTCCCAAGGGCCCGCGGACGAGCGGGAGTCGGGGCGGGCGGCCGGCTTCGAGAACATTCCGGGCATCGTGGCCGCGGCGGCCTCCCTGCGTGCCGTACGGGCGGAGGCGGCCCGGGAGGCGGCGCGGCTGCGGGAACTGGTGGACCGGATCCGGGCGCGGGTGCCACAGTTGGTGCCGGACGTGGAGGTGGTCGGGGATCCGGTGCGGCGGCTTCCGCACCTGGTGACCTTCTCGTGCCTCTATGTCGAGGGCGAGACGCTGCTGCACGAGCTGGACCGGGCCGGTTTCTCCGTGTCGTCCGGTTCGTCCTGTACGAGTTCGACGCTGACGCCCAGCCATGTGCTGCGCGCCATGGGCGTGCTGTCGGAGGGCAACGTCCGGGTGTCGCTGCCGATGGGAGCGGCGGAGGCGGACGTGGAGCGGTTCCTGGAGGTACTGCCGGGCGTGGTGGCGGGCGTGCGGGAGCAGCTGGGCGCGCCGGGGCCCGGGCCGCTGGCGACCCCGGAGGGCGCGGGGACGCTGGTGGTGGACGCGCTCGGGCGGCGCTGCCCGATCCCGGTGATCGAGCTGGCGAAGGTCATCGGCGACGTGCCGGTCGGCGGGACGGTGCGGGTGCTCGCCGACGACGAGGCGGCGCGGCTGGACATCCCGGCCTGGTGCGAGATGCGGGGCCAGGAGTACGTGGGCGAGGAGCCGGCGGACCGGGGCGCGGCCTATGTGGTCCGCCGGCTGTCGTGA
- the ctaD gene encoding cytochrome c oxidase subunit I, with the protein MSILNEPQGAAEAADGSKEPYENELPVRRKQPGNVVVKWLTTTDHKTIGTLYIVTSFAFFCVGGLIALLMRAELARPGTQIMSNEQFNQAFTMHGLIMLLMFATPLFAGFANWIMPLQIGAPDVAFPRLNMFAYWLYLFGSVMAAASFLTPGGAPDFGWFMYVPLSDAVHSPNIGADMAIMGLALSGFGTILGSVNFITTIICMRAPGMTMFRMPIFTWNVLLTALLAIIVFPVLAAALFALEMDRKFGSHIFDPANGGALLWQHLFWFFGHPEVYIIALPFFGIISEIIPVFSRKPMFGYIGLIAATIAIAGLSVTVWAHHMYVTGGVLLPFFSFMTFLIAVPTGVKFFNWIGTMWKGSLSFETPMLWTIGFLVTFTFGGLTGVILASPPMDFHISDTYFVVAHFHYVVFGTVVFAMFAGFHFWWPKFTGKMLDERLGKITFWTLFIGFHGTFLVQHWLGAEGMPRRYADYLAADGFTALNMVSSISSFLLGMSLLPFFYNVWKTAKYGKKIEVDDPWGYGRSLEWATSCPPPRHNFLTLPRIRSESPAFDLHHPEIAALDQLENKGYEAAALVGGKEAGK; encoded by the coding sequence GTGAGCATCCTCAACGAACCTCAGGGTGCCGCCGAGGCAGCTGACGGCTCGAAGGAGCCGTACGAGAACGAGCTGCCGGTACGGCGAAAGCAGCCCGGCAACGTCGTCGTCAAGTGGCTGACCACCACCGACCACAAGACGATCGGCACGCTCTACATCGTCACGTCCTTCGCGTTCTTCTGCGTGGGTGGCCTCATCGCGCTCCTCATGCGCGCGGAGCTGGCCCGCCCGGGCACGCAGATCATGTCGAACGAGCAGTTCAACCAGGCCTTCACCATGCACGGCCTGATCATGCTGCTGATGTTCGCGACGCCGCTCTTCGCCGGCTTCGCGAACTGGATCATGCCGCTCCAGATCGGCGCGCCCGACGTGGCGTTCCCGCGGCTGAACATGTTCGCCTACTGGCTGTACCTCTTCGGCTCCGTCATGGCGGCGGCCTCGTTCCTCACCCCGGGCGGCGCGCCCGACTTCGGCTGGTTCATGTACGTCCCGCTGTCGGACGCCGTGCACTCGCCCAACATCGGCGCCGACATGGCCATCATGGGTCTGGCCCTGTCCGGTTTCGGTACGATCCTCGGCTCGGTCAACTTCATCACCACGATCATCTGCATGCGTGCGCCTGGCATGACGATGTTCCGGATGCCGATCTTCACGTGGAACGTGCTGCTGACCGCCCTGCTGGCGATCATCGTCTTCCCGGTCCTGGCCGCCGCGCTCTTCGCGCTGGAGATGGACCGCAAGTTCGGTTCGCACATCTTCGATCCGGCCAACGGTGGCGCGCTGCTGTGGCAGCACCTCTTCTGGTTCTTCGGCCACCCCGAGGTGTACATCATCGCCCTGCCGTTCTTCGGCATCATCTCCGAGATCATCCCGGTCTTCAGCCGCAAGCCGATGTTCGGCTACATCGGCCTGATCGCCGCGACGATCGCGATCGCGGGTCTGTCCGTGACGGTGTGGGCGCACCACATGTACGTCACCGGCGGTGTGCTCCTGCCGTTCTTCTCCTTCATGACCTTCCTGATCGCGGTCCCGACCGGTGTGAAGTTCTTCAACTGGATCGGCACCATGTGGAAGGGCTCGCTGTCCTTCGAGACGCCGATGCTCTGGACGATCGGCTTCCTGGTCACGTTCACCTTCGGTGGTCTGACCGGCGTCATCCTGGCCTCGCCCCCGATGGACTTCCACATCTCCGACACGTACTTCGTCGTCGCGCACTTCCACTACGTCGTCTTCGGCACCGTGGTCTTCGCGATGTTCGCCGGATTCCACTTCTGGTGGCCGAAGTTCACCGGCAAGATGCTGGACGAGCGCCTCGGCAAGATCACCTTCTGGACGCTGTTCATCGGCTTCCACGGCACGTTCCTCGTCCAGCACTGGCTGGGTGCCGAGGGCATGCCGCGCCGCTACGCGGACTACCTCGCCGCTGACGGCTTCACCGCGCTGAACATGGTCTCCTCGATCAGCTCGTTCCTGCTCGGCATGTCGCTGCTGCCGTTCTTCTACAACGTCTGGAAGACCGCCAAGTACGGCAAGAAGATCGAGGTCGACGACCCGTGGGGCTACGGCCGCTCG
- a CDS encoding carbohydrate kinase family protein, with product MRIAVTGSIATDHLMTFPGRFADQLVADQLHTVSLSFLVDNLDVRRGGVGANICFGMGQLGARPILVGAAGSDFHEYRAWLDRHGVDTGSVRISEVLHTARFVCTTDADHNQIGSFYTGAMSEARLIELKAVADRVGGLDLVLIGADDPEAMLRHTEECKSRGIPFAADFSQQIARMDGDEIRTLLEGATYLFSNEYEKGLIETKTGWTDEEILARVGHRVTTLGARGVRIERVGEPALEVGCPEEDAKVDPTGVGDAFRAGFLSGLSWGVGLERAAQVGCMLATLVIETLGTQEYTLRRAHFMERFTKAYGDEAAAEVQKHLP from the coding sequence GTGCGTATCGCAGTCACCGGCTCCATCGCCACCGACCACCTGATGACCTTCCCCGGCCGATTCGCCGACCAGCTCGTCGCCGATCAGCTGCACACGGTCTCCCTCTCCTTCCTCGTCGACAACCTCGACGTCCGCAGGGGAGGGGTCGGTGCCAACATCTGCTTCGGCATGGGACAGCTCGGTGCCCGGCCGATCCTCGTCGGCGCGGCCGGCTCCGACTTCCACGAGTACCGCGCCTGGCTCGACCGGCACGGCGTGGACACCGGCTCCGTGCGGATCTCCGAGGTCCTGCACACCGCCCGCTTCGTGTGCACCACCGACGCCGACCACAACCAGATCGGCTCCTTCTACACCGGCGCCATGAGCGAGGCCCGCCTCATCGAGCTGAAGGCCGTCGCCGACCGGGTCGGCGGCCTCGACCTCGTCCTGATCGGCGCCGACGACCCCGAGGCGATGCTGCGCCACACCGAGGAGTGCAAGAGCCGCGGGATCCCCTTCGCGGCCGACTTCTCGCAGCAGATCGCGCGGATGGACGGCGACGAGATCCGCACCCTCCTGGAGGGCGCGACCTACCTCTTCTCCAACGAGTACGAGAAGGGCCTCATCGAGACCAAGACCGGCTGGACCGACGAGGAGATCCTCGCCCGCGTCGGCCACCGCGTCACCACCCTCGGCGCCCGCGGCGTGCGCATCGAGCGCGTCGGCGAGCCGGCCCTCGAGGTCGGCTGCCCCGAGGAGGACGCCAAGGTCGACCCGACCGGCGTCGGCGACGCGTTCCGCGCCGGCTTCCTCTCCGGCCTTTCCTGGGGCGTCGGCCTGGAGCGCGCCGCCCAGGTCGGCTGCATGCTCGCCACCCTGGTGATCGAGACCCTCGGCACCCAGGAGTACACCCTGCGCCGCGCCCACTTCATGGAGCGCTTCACCAAGGCGTACGGCGACGAGGCCGCCGCCGAGGTCCAGAAGCACCTGCCGTAG
- a CDS encoding iron-sulfur cluster assembly accessory protein translates to MSVSDEKTTVSDGILLSDAAAAKVKALLDQEGRDDLALRVAVQPGGCSGLRYQLFFDERSLDGDVVKDFGGVKVVTDRMSAPYLGGASIDFVDTIEKQGFTIDNPNATGSCACGDSFS, encoded by the coding sequence ATGTCCGTATCGGACGAGAAGACCACTGTCAGCGACGGCATCCTCCTGTCGGACGCCGCCGCGGCCAAGGTCAAGGCCCTGCTCGACCAGGAAGGCCGCGACGACCTGGCGCTGCGCGTCGCCGTTCAGCCCGGTGGCTGCTCGGGCCTGCGGTACCAGCTCTTCTTCGACGAGCGCTCGCTCGACGGTGACGTCGTCAAGGACTTCGGCGGCGTCAAGGTCGTCACCGACCGCATGAGCGCCCCCTACCTCGGCGGCGCCTCCATCGACTTCGTCGACACGATCGAGAAGCAGGGCTTCACCATCGACAACCCGAACGCCACGGGCTCCTGCGCCTGCGGCGACTCGTTCAGCTGA